TGATTGGCGTCTGGGCCGGCCGTCTCATCGCGTTACAAACCTCTGTTGCGGAACGCTGCACCTGGCTGTTCGTGGCAGGGGTCACGCTGCTGCTCGCGGGTACAGCGCTAGATCTGGCGCACCTGCCCATCAACAAATCACTCTGGACGCCGGCCTACGCGGTATTCATGGGCGGCTGGGGCTGCCTGGGGCTGGCGTGCTGCTACTGGCTGCTCGACGGCCAACCATCTGCCCGCGCCCGCCAATGGCTCGCGCGCGCCTGTTTCCCGCTGACCATGCTGGGCATGAACGCCTTGTTCATCTTCGCGCTGTCTGGCATGGTTGGGCGCCTGCTGGGCACCATCAAGATCGGACCGGATAGCGCTCCTGTCAGCCTAAAGGCTTGGCTTTACGCCCCGGTCGAGCACTCGGGCCTGGCGCCCGAGAACGCTTCCCTGATGTTTGCCCTGTTGTTCACGCTGGTCATGCTTGGGGTGGCCTGGGCCATGTGGCGCAAGCGCTGGTTCATAAAACTTTAGGTGTGGCTGCCCGGCCCGATCCGATACACGCTTCCGTCAGAGACCCGTATGCGCCGCCTGTCCCTTGCCCTGCTCACCCTCATGCTCGCCGCCTGTGCCACCGTGCCACGCATCGATGCCCATTACGAGGCCAAGGGGCAATCGAGCCGGGTTCGTTATCTGATCATGCACTACACCGTGCTCAACTTCCCCGACTCGCTCCGAACCCTCACCGAGCAGAGCGTGAGCAGCCACTATCTGGTCGGCGATGCACCGCCGGTAATCTACCGTCTGGTCGACGAAGACCGGCGGGCGCACCACGCGGGGGTCAGCTACTGGCAGGGGCAGACCAATATCAATGACAACTCGATCGGCATCGAGATCGTCAACGCGGGCTTTCACGACACCCCGGAAGGCCGGGTGTGGGTACCTTATGCGCCAGAACAGATCGACAAGGTCATCGCGCTCTCGCGCTCGATCATCGAGCGGCATCAGATCAAGCCCGAAAACGTATTGGGTCATAGCGATATCGCGCCGCAGCGCAAAACCGACCCCGGCCCCCTGTTCCCCTGGCGCAAGCTGGCCGAGGCCGGCGTGGGCCGCTGGCCGGATGAGGCCAAGGTAGTTGCGGCCCTGCCTGCGCATGCCGCACAGTTGCCGGATGTGGCCTGGTTCCAGCAGTTGTTGGCACGCGTGGGCTACGCCGTGCCGAGCAGCGGCCTGCTCGACAAGGAAACCCGGAATGTCCTGACCGCGTTCCAGATGCGCTATCGGCCCGCCCGCTTTGATGGCGAACCGGATGCAGAAACGGCTGCCCTGTTGACGGTACTGGCGCCTACACCAGCACCAGCACCAGCACCAGCACCAGCACCAGCACCAGCACCAGCACCAGCCTCGCCGCAAGCGCCGGCGCCGTCCACCCCCGCACCCGCTGCAGCCAGCACCGCGCCCTGAGTCTCCTGGCGCTGGCGTATCACAGCAGGCGGCAAGACTGCCGCCTGCGTCGTACAATTGCTGCAACCGGTTTCAGCAATCCGCCCGACACCACTTCCAGATCGTCAGACGCATGGCCAAATCCCCTTCTTCTGCTACTCCTACGCATGATGGCGTTGTGACCTTGGGCATGGTGGCCCAAGCAAGCGGCGTCTCACCCAGCACGGTGTCCCGCATCCTCAATGGTACCGCCGTGGTCAGCCCCGAGAAGCGGGCCGCCGTCGATAAGGCCATTGCCGAGCTGGGCTATGTGCCCAACCCAATCGCACGCGGACTGGCAGGCGGCCGGACCATGAGCATCGGGGTAGTGACCCAGTTCATCGACAGCCCCTTCTATGGTGTCGCCCTGCGCGGGATTGAAGAAACACTGGGTGCGGCAGGTTATAGCGCGCTGTTTGTCAGCGGACATTGGAAGGTCGCCGTAGAGCAGCGCTGTATCGATACCCTGCTGAGCCGGCGTGTCGATGGCATGATCATTCTGAGTGGCCGCATGGGCGATAACGCACTGCGGACACTGGCCAAGAAACTGCCGACCGTGGTGACCGGGCGCTCCCTCAAGGGGCCGGGCCTTTATGCCATGGACTTTGATCACCGCGAGGGGGCACGACTGGCAACGCAGCACCTGATCGCTCGCGGCCACCGTGATATCGCCCATATCAGTGGCGATCCGGGCCACCCCGATGCCCGCGAGCGACTGGCGGGTTATCAGGATGCGCTCGCCGCGGCGGGTATTGCCTTCCGCCCGGAACTGGTCGAGGCGGGCGACTATCAGGAAGACAGCGGCCGTCTTGCTGCTGAGCGACTACTGGCCAGCCGGCGTAATTTCACCGCCCTGTTTGCCGCCAATGACCAGATGGCCTTTGGTGCTGCCGTGTCCCTGCACAAAGCCGGCCTGCGGATTCCTCAAGATGTGTCGCTGATGGGCGTGGATGACCTGCTGCTCGCGGCCCACATGACGCCCCCGCTGACGACGGTACATCAGGCCAGCCTTGAGTTGGGCTGCATGGCCGCACAAGCCATGCTGACGCTGCTGGCTGGCAACAAGCCCGATCTGCAACTACCGGCGCCCAGACTGGTGGAGCGCGATTCCGTGGCCAGCATCGCCCGGCAGCCTGCACGCTGACCACCGATAAGAAATCGGTTTCAGGAAAAAGCACTTACACAGCAATAGCTTACGCACCACAATGTTGCATACATGCATCATGACGGTGCGGCTCGATTCACATTTCGAGCATTTGCGCTAATATATGAAAGCGCTTTCAGTGCAGGGCTGGATATCGGAGGCCATGCCGAAGCCCGACCACCAAGATCAACAGGAGACACACAGCATGAAGCCCGCCGTACCCCTGCGCCCTCGCGTCCCGCTTACCCGAATCGCTGCCGCCTGCGCGGCACTGCTCACCCCCGCCGCCCTGCACGCCCAGGAAGCCGAGGCGGCCCCCAAGGAGGCCTCCCAGCAATCGGAGGTCGTGGTCGTCACGGGTGTTCGTGCCAGCCTGAACTCGTCCCTGAACATGAAGCGCAACGCCCAGGGCGTGGTGGATGGCATCGTGGCCGAAGATATCGGCAAGTTCCCCGATACCAACCTGGCCGAAGCCATGCAGCGTATCAGCGGCGTCGCCATTGATCGCTCGATCGGCGAAGGCTCCAAAGTCACCGTGCGCGGTGTGGGTCCTGACTTCAACCTTGTCCTGCTCAATGGCCGTCAGATGCCGGCATCCAGCCTAGGGGAGACCGGTCCGTCGAACAGCCGTGCGTTTGACTTCGCCAACCTGGCCTCCGAGTCGATTGCTGCCATGGAGGTCTACAAGACCAGCCGCGCAGAGAATCCGGCCGGTGGCATTGGCGCTGTCATCAACATCAAGACGGCTCGCCCGCTGGAAACCAAGCGCGAAATCGCCAGCTTCGGCCTCAAGGTGGTGAACGATCGCTCGAATGACCGCCTCCCGGAACTGTTGCAAGGCGATGACTACACACCGGAAGT
This genomic stretch from Chitinimonas sp. BJYL2 harbors:
- a CDS encoding N-acetylmuramoyl-L-alanine amidase; translated protein: MRRLSLALLTLMLAACATVPRIDAHYEAKGQSSRVRYLIMHYTVLNFPDSLRTLTEQSVSSHYLVGDAPPVIYRLVDEDRRAHHAGVSYWQGQTNINDNSIGIEIVNAGFHDTPEGRVWVPYAPEQIDKVIALSRSIIERHQIKPENVLGHSDIAPQRKTDPGPLFPWRKLAEAGVGRWPDEAKVVAALPAHAAQLPDVAWFQQLLARVGYAVPSSGLLDKETRNVLTAFQMRYRPARFDGEPDAETAALLTVLAPTPAPAPAPAPAPAPAPAPASPQAPAPSTPAPAAASTAP
- a CDS encoding LacI family DNA-binding transcriptional regulator, whose product is MAKSPSSATPTHDGVVTLGMVAQASGVSPSTVSRILNGTAVVSPEKRAAVDKAIAELGYVPNPIARGLAGGRTMSIGVVTQFIDSPFYGVALRGIEETLGAAGYSALFVSGHWKVAVEQRCIDTLLSRRVDGMIILSGRMGDNALRTLAKKLPTVVTGRSLKGPGLYAMDFDHREGARLATQHLIARGHRDIAHISGDPGHPDARERLAGYQDALAAAGIAFRPELVEAGDYQEDSGRLAAERLLASRRNFTALFAANDQMAFGAAVSLHKAGLRIPQDVSLMGVDDLLLAAHMTPPLTTVHQASLELGCMAAQAMLTLLAGNKPDLQLPAPRLVERDSVASIARQPAR